The Paenibacillus mucilaginosus 3016 genome includes the window TGCACCTTGGCCGGGTCGGCGTAGAGGCCCGCCGCCTGATCCTGCACCAGGGCGCCTTCCTCCCAGCTGTCCCACAGCTTCAGCACGACCTCCGTGAACTCGCTCGCCCGCTCATACCGCAGCGCATGCGGAGGCAGCCCGGCCAGCCCGAAGTTATACGCCGTCCGTTCCACGCCGGTCGTGACAATGTTCCAGCCGGCCCGGCCTCCGCTGATCGCATCCAGCGACGAGAAGAACCGGGCGGTGTGATACGGCTCGCCGAACGTGGTGGACGCGGTGGCGATCAGCCCGATGTGTTCGGTCACGGAGGCGATGGAAGACAGCAGCGTCAGCGGCTCGAAGCTGAGGATCGGCCCGTGCCGGACCGCTTCGACTTCGACCGACAGGCCGTCCGCCAGGAACAGCGAATCGATCCTAGCCTGCTCGGCCAGGCGGGCCAGCCGGTGGTAGTGGCGGATGTCGTGAAGCTCCTCCAGCCTCGTGTCCGGATGGCGCCAGGCACCTCGGTGGGACCCCGCCGGGCTCAGGAGCAGGTTCAGAATCATTCGGTTCTTCTTCGTCACGGTGTCACCCCCACACGCTCTGCCCCACGGGGGCCTTCGGCTCCCACACGCGGCTCGGCAGCTCACGCCGGAGCACAGGAGCCACTTCTTGTGCGAACCGGTGCAGCTGCTCCTGCTGCTCCGCCTCGCTGAGCCCATCCACACTGATGCTGAGCACACTGTGTCCGAAGGCGGCATGATACTCCATAATCTTCGCAATCACGCGCTCGGGGCTGCCTACCAGGATGGGACCGTTCTCCATCTGGTCCTCGAGGTCCTTGAACGGGGACTGGTTGTGCTGTGCCGAAGGGGTAGCTTGGATCGCATCATAATAAGGCCGGAACCGGCGGACCGCCTCCTCGCACGTATCCGCGAGATACAGACTGCCGGCGCCGGCACCGACCACTGCCTCCGCCGGGTCGCGTCCGTAATAAGCCCAGCGCTCCCTGTAGTGGTCGATCAGCGCCTTGTACTTGGCCATGGGGTGGAACGTGTTTGAGGAGAAAATCGGCTCGCCGTACTTCGCCGCAAGCTCGGTGGACAGCGGGCTCGAAGCGCTGCCGTGCCACACCGGAATCGGCCGCTGCAGGGGACGCGGCTGGGTGGTGACGCCGTGCAGGGGCGGCCGGTAGCGGCCCTCCCAGTGCACGTCTTCCTCATCCCACAGGCGGCGCAGCAGCGCATAGCGTTCGGCCAGCGAATCCCACTGCTCTTCCTCCGCGATCCCGAAGAGCGGGTAATGGCGCGGGTCATTGCCCTTGCCGATGATCATCTCGAGCCGCCCGCCGGACAAGTGGTCGAGCGTAGCGTAATCCTCCGCTGCGCGCACCGGATCGAGCACACTGAGAACGGTAACGGTCGTCAGCAGCCGGATGCGCGTGGTCCTTCCCGCGATGGCGGTCAGGAGCAGCGGCGGCGAGGAAGAGAGGAACGGAGCGCCGTGCCGCTCGCCCACGCCGTAGGCGTCGAAGCCCAGCCGTTCGGCGAGCTCCGCCTGCCGGATCACGTTCTCCAGCTTCTGTCCTGTGGTGAACGACTCCCCGGTGATGGCGTTCGGAAGATTCATCACAAGACTGAACAATGCGATCTTCATGGGGTTCCTGCTCCCTTCAGATGATGACGAGGCCATATGGCGTACTTCAAAGCGCCGCCGACAACAGGCTCAGCCCGCCCTCCAGCGGCAGCCGGTAAGCCTCCACAAGCGTCCGCTCGTCACCGCCGGGAAAATCAAATTCCGGCGCCCGTTCGAAACCGAGACGCCGGTACAAGCGGACCGCGGCCCGCATCTGCTGCGTCGTATGCAGCCCGAGGTACGGATCGCCGCCGCTCCTCGCCCGCTCGGCGCATTCCCGGATCAGCGCGGTGGCGATGCCTTGACCGCGGGCTGCGGGATCCACGGCGAGCAGACGGATCTCATGGTAAGGGATATTCGCCTGCAGTCTCTCGTACAGACGCTCTACCGGCGGGTACAGCAGAAGGCAGCCGAGCAGCCTTCCGTCCCGGACAGCGATAATTCGCCCGGCCGGGAGGTCTTCCCGGAACCAAAGGTCGCGCATGGACTGCTTGTAGCCTTCCCAGAACTCCCCGCTGTAGCTTTCCCGGTACTCGCTGTAGGCTGCAACGGACAACGAGACGGCTTCTTCCCGCTCCCGGGGATGCGCATCCCGGATCTGCAGCTCGGCGGTGATGGACATGAGCAAGACACCCTTTCTTGGCCAGTATGTAAGCTATATGAGCTATACTTCCTAATATTTCAAAAAGCGGAACGACTCTCGGGGGTCCCGTCCCTTCCTCCCATTATGCCGGCTCGTGCGCCTGCACGGCTCCCTTGCGGAAGCGGGACAGGAGGAACGGCTGCAGGTCGAAGCCGCAGCTGCCCTTCGTGATCAGATCGGCCAGAATTTCGCCGACCACGCTTGCGAACTTGAACCCATGACCCGAGAAGCCGGAAGCGAAATAAACGCCCGGCAGCACCGGAGCCCGGTCGATGATGAAATGCTCGTCGGGGCTGCGCTCGTACCGGCAGATGCCTCCGCGCAGCAGCGGGCCTGCAGCCGAAGGCAGATAGGCGGCCAGTGCGCTGCGCAGATCCCCCTCATCCTCCGGGTAAGCCCCGAAGGCCTCCGGCGCCTCGCCCTCCTCGATGAGGCGGCCGGTATCGTGCCGGCCGATCTTGAGGCCCGACCCGCCGAAGCTCGGGAAGCCGTAATAGCCGCCCATCGAGCCGCCGATGGTGAAGCCGGGGAAGTGCTCGGAGCCGAACAGGCGCTCCTCCGCCCGGAACCAGCCCACCGTCTTGCGGACGGCCTTGACGGGAAGCGGGAACCGCGGCATGCTGCCGGCCCCCGCCCCGGCGGTCAGGATCAGCTTCTCGGCGTGGAAGTCCCCGACCGGGGTCGAGACGGTCACACTCCGCGACAGCGGCGTGATCCCCGTGACCCGGGTATACGGCAGCAACAGCGCGCCGTGGGCGAGCGCGACCTCCCGGTAGGCCCGGACGCATTCCTCGCTGAGGAGAACTCCGGCGTCCTTCTCGTACAGGCCCACATAATGCTCGGGCGGCGTGATGCCGGGCCAGCGCTTGCCGATCTCCTCCGCACTGAGCCACTCCACGTTCAGATCAAAAGCTTTCGAGGCCTCGAGCTTGCCGAGCAGGCTCGGATGGCTCGCCGGCGTCATGTTGAGCACGCCGGTAGGCCGGAACAGCTCCCTGCCGGTAGCCGCCTCCAGCTCGTTCCACAGCTCGTGCGCCCGGAGCGCCATCCGTACATAGGTCGGGCCGCCGGTATAGGCGTGGCGGAGAAGCCTAGTCTCCCCATGATGGCTGGCCCCCGTATGCGGCGGGTCGAAGGCGTCGATGAGCAGCACGCGGCGTCCGCGCTGCGCCAGATGGGCGCCGGCGCTCATCCCCATAGAGCCCGCGCCGATGATAATCACATCGTAGGATGTATGCATAAACCTCCTCCTATTCCACTTGAACTAAGGGCGGCACCTCCTGCTCCAGCCGCTCCAGCGCTTCCAGCGCCGAAAGGGCGAACAATGCGGCCGCCGGGGCCAGCGCTTCTTCGCTGACCGTAAACTTCGGGTGGTGCCACTGCTCCGTACCGCCCGTACCGAGCCATATGAAGCCGCCGGGCACCTCGCGTTGATAATAAGCGAAGTCCTCCCCGCCGGAAGAGCGTTCGGCCTTCGTTATGGTGAGCGACAGCCGATTGGCCGCCGTCTTCACGATGTCCACGGCGCCCGGGTCGTTATCCACGAACGGGATCCCCGCGAACCAGGACACGCGGGCTTCCGCCCCGTACCCTGCGGCAATCCCCGCCGCGATGCGTTCGAGCAGCACGGGCATCCGGGAGCGGACCTCCGCATCGAAGGTGCGGATCGTTCCGTCGAGGACGGCTTCATCCGGGATGACGTTCCACGTCGTACCGGCCTGGAAGCGGCAGACGCTGAGCACCGCGCTGTGGTGCGGCGAGATGCTGCGCGATACCGCGGTCTGCAGCCCGCCGACGATGGCGCTGGCGGCCACGATCGGGTCGATGGCGGCGTCAGGAATCGCCGCATGGCCGCCCTTGCCGCTCACGCGGATCTTGAAGCCGTCGACGCTGGCCATCAGCGGGCCTTCCCTGAGCCCTATTGTGCCTACGGGCAGGTCGGGCTTGTTGTGCATGCCGAAGATGGCCTGCACGCCCTCCAGTGCCCCGGCACCGATCAGCGCCTTGGCCCCGGTGCCCTTCTCTTCCCCCGGCTGGAACAGCAGCCGGACCCTGCCGCGGAAGCTTCCGGCCCGCCGGTGCAGCAGCTTGGCCGCGCCCAGAATCGCCGCCGTGTGAAAATCGTGCCCGCAGGCATGCATGCGGCCCGGGATCTCGGAGGCGAAGGGCAGCCCCGTCTCTTCCGTGACCGGAAGCGCGTCGATGTCCGCACGCAGAGCGACCAGGGGACCGGGTTCGCCGCCGTCGATCTCCGCCAGCACCCCCACCGGCAGATCCAGCGGCAGCAGGCGGATGCCTTCCCGGGCCAGCTCCTCGCGGATGCGGCGGGTGGTCTCCACCTCCTCCATGGAGAGCTCAGGCCGTCGGTGCAGCTCCCGGCGGAAGGCCGTCAATTCCGGCAGCAGAGCCTCCGCCTCACGGCCCAGCGCTTCCGCCTCCTGGCGGCGGCTGTCCGCGCTCATGCCGTCCTGCCTTCCTGAAGCAGGGCGGCCGCTGCTTCGTCATCCGCTTGTTCCGTCTTCCCGGGAAGCTCCTTGGTCATAAAGACAAGCTTGTCGTCCGTCCCGAGGTCCCGCTCGTAGAAGGGCCGGTAGCCCCGGCGCTCGTACATAGGAAGCAGCCAGGGGTGCTTGCGCGAGGTCGCGAGCGTCACGGCGGAGGCCTGCAGCCCCTGGCGGACCACCGTGTCTTCCACGTGATCCAGCAGCCTGCGTCCCACGCCCCGGCCTTTGTGCTTCGGATCGACCGCGAACCAGTACAGAAACGGATGCGGCGTTACCTCCTCCAGGGATTTGAGGGAGATGGTAGCCGCGATCTCCCCATCCAGCTCCAACACATAGCAGGAGTGGTTCACAATGTTGCTGCGTACCAGGTCCAGATCGGCCTGGGCCGCGGTAAAAGCGATATTCAAATCCCGGATCGTTTGGTAAGCGCCCAGGATCAGAGCGAGCAGCTCTGCCGAATCGCCGGGCTCTGCCAGCCGGTATACCTCCGTCATATCCTTTCCCTCCTTGATGCTGCAGCCCTTACTGCTTAGATGGCGTAGCTCCATTCGGACGAGAAGCGGGCCAGGAACTGCTTCGTCCGCTCCTCCTGCGGCCGGGCGAACAGTTCGTCCGGCGGCCCCTGCTCGACGATGACGCCCCCGTCCATGAAGACCACATGGCTGGCCGCGTCCCGGGCAAAGGCCATCTCGTGGGTGACGATGATCATCGTCACCCCTTCCCTCGCAATGCGCCGGATGACGGCGAGCACCTCCCCCACGAGCTCGGGATCCAGCGCCGACGTCGGTTCGTCGAACAGGATCACCTCGGGGTTCAGCGCGAGCGCCCGCGCAATGCCGACGCGCTGCTGCTGGCCGCCGGAGAGCGCGCTCGGATAGGCATCCGTTTTGTGCGACAGTCCGACCTTCTCCAGCACTTCCAGACTGCGTTGCTTCGCCTCTTCCCTCGGCAGCTTCCGCACGACGGTGAGTCCCTCCATCACATTTTCGAGCACGGTCTTGTGCTTGAAGAGGTTGTAGTGCTGGAACACCATCGCCGTCCGGCGCCGCAGCTCCAGGATGTCTTTCTTCCCGGCCGCCCGGCAGTCTACGCCGAAGGAGCCGATCCGCACCGTTCCCACATCCGGCTTCTCGAGGAAATTGATGCAGCGCAGCAGCGTTGTTTTGCCGGAGCCGCTCGGTCCGAGAATAGCGACAACGTCTCCTTTTTGCACGGTCAGATCGATTCCCTGGAGCACCTGCTGGGCTCCGAAGGACTTGCGGATATTCGTCAGCTGGATCATGCGATCCCTCCCCGGTTGTACAGATTGAGGCGTCTCTCGAGCAGTGCCGTCAGGCCTTCCGCCAGCAGCGTCAGCCCCCAATAGATGAAGGCGGCCGCGATGAACGCTTCAAGAAACTTCAGATTGCTCGTGGCCACGATGTTCGCCCTGCCGTTCAGCTCCTCCAGCGAGATGGTAAAAGCAAGCGAAGAGCCGTGCAGCAGACCGACGAACTTGTGCAGCAGATTGGGCAGGCTCGCCATCAGCGCCTGGGGAAGCACGATGCGCCGCATCCCCTGCCAGCGCGTCATGCCGACTGAGTATGCCGCCTCCAGCTGGCCGCGGTCGACCGACAGAATGCCCGAGCGGATCGCCTCCGACATGTAAGCGCCCGAATTCACCGAGAAGGCGACCAGGACGAAGGTAATGAGCGGAATGGAGCTCGAACGGGCGCTCCATCCGTAGGAGGCGGCCAGCGTATCGAACAGCAGCGGCAGGCCGAAGTAGATGATCATGATATGCAGGAGCAGCGGGGTGCCCCGGATGAACGACACATAGAAAGAGGCCAGGTGATGCAGGCCGCGCACCTTGTAGATGCGGATCAGCGCGATGCCCGTGCCGATTACGAATCCGAACAGCAGCGGGACGATGGAGATCACCAGCGTAAGCGGCAGGGCCTTCAGGATGTCGAAGAAGGCTTCTGCGATGAAGAGCGGGTCAAGCTGAATCGGAATCCCCTCCTTCCGTTGACGGTCTGTCCGGTGCCCGAATTCCCGGGCTCGGAGCCCTCCCGGATTTCATGACGCTGCAGCCTGCGCTCCGCCAGAGCGAAGAGCTTCTCCAGCGAGAGACTGACCGCATAGTAGATAACCGCGAGCGCCATATAGATCTCCAGGTAATGGTTGGTCGTGCCGAGCGTCTCCGCGCGTCCGGACATATCCATCACACCCAGGGAAAAAGCGAGCGACGTATCCTTCAGCGAAGAGATGACGAGATTGCCGAAGTTCGGCATCGCGATCGTCAGCGCCTGGGGAAGAACGATGCGGAGAAACGCGTCCTTCGGCGTCATGCCGATGGAGTAGGCCGCTTCGACCTGTCCGCGGTCCACGCTGACGACCGCCGAGCGGACGATCTCCGAGAAGAAAGCCCCGATATGCAGGCCGTAGGTCAGGATCACGAAGACCAGGGCATGCACGCTGGACAGGTCGATCCCAACTCCGCGCAGCAGCTCCGGCAGTCCGTAATACACGAGGAAGAGCTGGATGATGATCGGCGTCCCCCGCATGAACGAAACGTAGACGACCGCGGCCCGGCTCAGCACGGGTACCCTGTAGAGCCGGACCAGGGCCAGAAGGGAGCCGAACACGACCCCCGCGATCAGGGAGAGGAGCAGAATGAACAGCGTCACATGCAGATAAGCCAGCAGCTTGGGCAGGAAGGTTCCCACCAGCGTGATATCAAAAGCTTTTCCCATAGCCCTGCCCGCTTTCTATTCGGATACGGTATAGTCTGCTCCGAGCCACTGGGTGCTCAGCTTGCCGAGGGTACCGTCCTTCTTGATCTCCTTCAGCGCCTCATCGATCTTGGTTTTGAGCTCGGTGCCATCCTTCTGGAGGATAAAGAATACCTTGGAATTCGAGATCGCCGGTCCCACCGTCTTCTGCTGGGCATCCGCCGTCTTGTTGCGCTGGTCGATGGCGAACTGGGTGGAGATCGTCGCGTCCACGCGGCCGGCCTTCAGCTGCGCGATCACATCGTTCGTGCCGCCGCTGCCCGAGTAGACGATCTGGATGGCGTTGTTGTTCTTCTTGTTGTATTCCTGCAGCAGTACCGCCGCATTGCTTGTCGCGCCGACGATGACTTTTTTGCCCTTGAGATCGTCGATTGATTGGATGTCATTACGGTCCTTATGAACGACCACCTTGTTCGGAAAAATGTTATACGCCTCGTCGTTGAACAGGAACTTGGCCTTCCGCTCCTCGTTGACCTCCATCTGGTGGGCGATGACGTCGATTTTCTTGGTCTCGAGACTCAGAAGCAGGTTGGAGAAATCCATCGTCTTGAATTCGAACTCGTAATCCGCCAGACGCTTGTCGATCTCCCTTACGAGCTCCACATCGTAGCCGGTCAGGTTGCCCTTGTCATCCAGGAAGCAGATATTCGGGAACTGGGTGCCGGTCCCGATGATGACCTTCTTGGGAGCCGCGGCGGCCGGCTTCTCCAGCTTCGTGCCGCCATCGGTATCCTTCGCTGCGGTCTCCTTGGCCGCCGGCGCCGTGCCGCAGCCGGCGAGGAGCAGCAGGGCCGTGAGCACTGCGGGGACAAGCTTGGTTGTTTTGTTGTTGATCATGACAGGAACCCCTCCATCTGTGTGTGTAATTCTCGAGGCTGTGAACGGCAAAAAGCCGCTGCCTGTTCGAACAGCGGCTTTTGGTTGGTCCAATCAGCCTTTAACTCATAAATCCTATATGTATGGTTGGATTTAAGATATACAGAGTGTAGCACCGCATTTCTTTCGCGTCAACCGTAGATTAACCTTTTCTATCCCTGCATTACGTTTTTCTATATAAGGATCTCTCTCTTTATAAAAGGGGCCATTCTATAAAAGGACCATGGTATCCGAGGGGCCGGGAGGGTCATGCCGCTGCAGCCCAGTTCCCGCTGCCTGCCGCATCATGCCGGCCCCTTCACCGTTCGTCAGCTCGAAGCGGCCGCCGTCTGTCCGAACGCCAGCCTGTTGCGCTCGATCTGGCCCAGATGCGTTCCGACATGCTTGGAGAAGCCCTCCAGCAGCTCCGCCAGCGTGACGGTCTTCCCCCTTGGATTGACGGCGGTCCGTGCCCACTCCTCCGGAGTGAGACGCTTCAGGAGGGGCAGATTCACCTCCAGCAGGGCCCTGTAGGTGTCCAGGAGCTCTTTGATCGGCACCTCGTTCGCCCGAATCCCGGCCACCCAGGCATCCTGATCGAAGGCAGGCACCTGCGGCACCTCTTCCGATACGATCTGACGGATGCGGAAGGCCGTGACGACCAGGTGGTCCGCCAGATGGGCCACCACTTCCTTAATGCTCCATTTGTCCGGCGCGGGCTTCCAGGTCAGCTGCTCTTCCGTCAATCCCTTCAGGCTTTCCTCGATCCGGGACAGATTGCCCGCGAATACGTTCAGATCAATGGCCGTTTGGCTCATGATATCAGCTCCTCCATATCGTATAAGTCTGGCTCCCCGCCCTTAGCGGGCGAAGGCCGCCAAGTCCGGTTTACAGTGGAAAATGGCATGCTGCCGCATGATCCGGTCCGATCTCGTGCCAAGGCGGCTCGGCTTCCCGGCAGAGCGGCTTCGCCGCCGGGCAGCGGGGATGGAAGCGGCAGCCGGAAGGCGGATTGGCCGGCGAGGGAATCTCCCCGGTCAAGGGGACGAGCCCGCCTCTGCGCCGGGGATCCCCCTGCGGAATGGAGGCCAGCAGCGCTGCCGTATATGGATGCGCCGGGCGGCGGAACAGCTCACCGCTTGGGGCTACCTCGACCAGACGGCCAAGGTACATGACGCCGATCCGGTCCGACATGTGGCGGACCACGCTGCAGGCCGTGGCCGATGAACAGGTAGGTCAGCCCCTCCTTCTGCTGCAGCTCCTGCAGCAGGTTCAGAATTTGGGCCTGCACGGACACATCGAGCGCCGACACCGCCTCATCGGCGAGGATGAATTTCGGCCGGAGGGCCATCGCCCGGGCGATGCCGATCCGCTGGCGCTGCCCGCCCGAGAACTCGTGGGGATAGCGGCCGCTCCACTCGGGACGCAGGCCCACCGCCGCCAGCAGCTCCGCGACGCGTTCGCTGCGCTCCGTACCGGATGCCAGCCCGTGAACGGCCAGCCCCTCCCCGACCAGCTCGCCAACCGTCCACCGGGGATTCAGCGACCCGTAAGGGTCCTGGAAGATCACCTGCATCGAGCGCCGGGCCTCCCGCAGGTCGGCGGGAGACAGCTTCGCCAGGTCCCTTCCCTCGAAGAGCACCTGCCCTTCCGTCGGCTTCTCGAGCCGCAGCAGCGTCCGGCCGAGCGTCGACTTGCCGCTGCCGGATTCGCCGACGAGCCCGAAGGTCTCGCCGGCCCGGACCGTCAGCGAGACGCCGTCGACGGCAAGAATCCGGCCCTTCGGCCGCCGCAGCAGGCCGCGCCGAAAGGATACGCTTTGCACAGGCCGCGGACCTCGAAGAGCAGCGGAGACCCGCCCGGCTCACCGGCTGCAGGCGCAGCGGCGCTCAAGGAGCGGATGGCCGCCTCCTTGGCGAAAACGCGGGTGCCGTGTCCGGCGTCCGGCAGTCCGGCCGCAGGCTGCGGGACACGTGCGGTGCCCGGCTCGCCGGCGGTCCCAGCGTCGTGGTGCCGGACCCCAGCGAACGCTGCTGCGGGCTCCAGTCGGCGGGAGCCCCGCCGGTCTGCGTCATCACCGCTGCGTTGGGCTGGGCTCTCCGCCTCCGCCTGCCATCCTCCTCCCGGGCTCTCCGGGTTCCCCGGCTCCTCCGCCAGCCAGCAGGCGGCCCGGCGCCCCCCTTCGTACCCAGCCAGCGGCGGCTCGCTCTGCGTGCACTGCGGCACGGCCTGCGGGCAGCGTGGATGGAACCGGCAGCCGGCCGGGGGAGCCGTCAGCGAAGGGATGCTTCCCTCGATGGACGGCAGCCGGGTTCCCCGGGGCAGGCCGGCCCGGGCCACGGAAGCGAGCAGCCCCCGGGTATACGGGTGCAGCGGCCGCTCGAACAGCTCCGCCGCCGGCGCTTCCTCGACGATCCGGCCGGCGTACATGACCGCCACCCGGTCCGCCATCTCGGCGGCAACGCCCAGGTCGTGGGTCACCAGCAGGATGGCCATCCCGTACTCTTCCTTAAGCTCCTGCAGCAGGTGCAGGATCTGGGCCTGTACGGTCACGTCCAGCGCAGTCGTCGGCTCGTCGGCGATGAGCAGTTCGGGGCTGCAGGAGAGCGCCATGGCGATCATCGCCCGCTGGAGCATGCCGCCGGACAGCTCGCCGGGGTACATCTTCATCCGCAGCTCCGGCTCCGGGATGCCGACCCGGCCGAGCAGATGAACGGCGTGCCGCCAGGCCTCCTTCGCGGTCTTCTCCCCATGCTGCAGGATCGCCTCGACGAGCTGCTGTCCTACCGTGAAGACCGGGTCGAAGGCCGACATCGGCTCCTGGAAGATCATCGCGGCCCGCCTGCCCCGGACCGTGCGCATCCGCTCCTGGCTCCAGGTCGAAATATCCTGCTCGCCAAGCCAGATGTTGCCTCTCGAGATCCGGCCGTTCTCGTACTCGACCAGCCTCATGGCCGTCTTGGAGGCCAGGGTCTTCCCGCTTCCCGACTCTCCGACCAGGCACAGGGTCTCGCCGGGAAACACCTGCAGCGACAGCTCGCTCAGTGCGGTGACCGGCCCCTCTTCCTTCAGGAAGTCTACAGTGATTCGTTCGAGTTCCAGCAGCGGTTTGGCCATGGGCTGGTCTCCTCCTTTTCACATCACAAGCTGGTGCGTTGGCTTCTCCTCTTCACGTCAGCCGCCCTTGGCCCCCGTCCCCCCGCTCAGCTTCGGATCCAGAATATCCCGCAGCCGGTCGCCGGCCAGGTTCACGGCCAGCACGAGTCCGGTGATCGCAAGGCCCGGGAACGTTGTTATCCACCAAGCTACGGTGAGATAACCCCTGCCCTGCGACAGCAGCGTGCCCCAGTCGGGCACCTCCTTCAGGACGCCGAGCCCAAGGAAGCTAAGCGCCGCGCCGGAGAGGATCGACGAGCCGACGCCGATGGTCGCCATGACGAGCAGCGGCGTCCAGGTATGCGGCAGGACGTGCCGCACGAAGATATGCCAGCCGCCCGCCCCGATCGACCGGGACGCGGCGATGAACGGCCTGCTCTTGATGCTGAGCACCTGGCTGCGAACCACCCTTGCATACCTCGGCACGGCGGCGATGCTCACCGCCAGCACGATATTGAACAGGCTCGGGCCGAGGGCCGCCGCCACCGCAAGGGAGAGCAGCAGGCCCGGCACGGTCATCAGCACGTCGATGAGCCGCATGAGCAGCGCGTCCACCGCCCCTCCGATATAACCCGACAGGCTGCCGATCAGCCCGCCGACCAGCCCTCCCAGCAGAACGGAGCCGATCCCGATCAGAAGGGAATCCCGGCTGCCGTGCACGACGAGACTGAAGACGTCCCGGCCGAAATAGTCGGTGCCGAACAGGTGTGCCGCCCCCGGCGGCTGCAGCAGCGAATCCGGGTTCATCTCCGTCGGGGAGTACGGGGCAATCCACTGCGGC containing:
- a CDS encoding LLM class flavin-dependent oxidoreductase, which gives rise to MKIALFSLVMNLPNAITGESFTTGQKLENVIRQAELAERLGFDAYGVGERHGAPFLSSSPPLLLTAIAGRTTRIRLLTTVTVLSVLDPVRAAEDYATLDHLSGGRLEMIIGKGNDPRHYPLFGIAEEEQWDSLAERYALLRRLWDEEDVHWEGRYRPPLHGVTTQPRPLQRPIPVWHGSASSPLSTELAAKYGEPIFSSNTFHPMAKYKALIDHYRERWAYYGRDPAEAVVGAGAGSLYLADTCEEAVRRFRPYYDAIQATPSAQHNQSPFKDLEDQMENGPILVGSPERVIAKIMEYHAAFGHSVLSISVDGLSEAEQQEQLHRFAQEVAPVLRRELPSRVWEPKAPVGQSVWG
- a CDS encoding GNAT family N-acetyltransferase; its protein translation is MSITAELQIRDAHPREREEAVSLSVAAYSEYRESYSGEFWEGYKQSMRDLWFREDLPAGRIIAVRDGRLLGCLLLYPPVERLYERLQANIPYHEIRLLAVDPAARGQGIATALIRECAERARSGGDPYLGLHTTQQMRAAVRLYRRLGFERAPEFDFPGGDERTLVEAYRLPLEGGLSLLSAAL
- the solA gene encoding N-methyl-L-tryptophan oxidase; protein product: MHTSYDVIIIGAGSMGMSAGAHLAQRGRRVLLIDAFDPPHTGASHHGETRLLRHAYTGGPTYVRMALRAHELWNELEAATGRELFRPTGVLNMTPASHPSLLGKLEASKAFDLNVEWLSAEEIGKRWPGITPPEHYVGLYEKDAGVLLSEECVRAYREVALAHGALLLPYTRVTGITPLSRSVTVSTPVGDFHAEKLILTAGAGAGSMPRFPLPVKAVRKTVGWFRAEERLFGSEHFPGFTIGGSMGGYYGFPSFGGSGLKIGRHDTGRLIEEGEAPEAFGAYPEDEGDLRSALAAYLPSAAGPLLRGGICRYERSPDEHFIIDRAPVLPGVYFASGFSGHGFKFASVVGEILADLITKGSCGFDLQPFLLSRFRKGAVQAHEPA
- a CDS encoding amidohydrolase, translated to MSADSRRQEAEALGREAEALLPELTAFRRELHRRPELSMEEVETTRRIREELAREGIRLLPLDLPVGVLAEIDGGEPGPLVALRADIDALPVTEETGLPFASEIPGRMHACGHDFHTAAILGAAKLLHRRAGSFRGRVRLLFQPGEEKGTGAKALIGAGALEGVQAIFGMHNKPDLPVGTIGLREGPLMASVDGFKIRVSGKGGHAAIPDAAIDPIVAASAIVGGLQTAVSRSISPHHSAVLSVCRFQAGTTWNVIPDEAVLDGTIRTFDAEVRSRMPVLLERIAAGIAAGYGAEARVSWFAGIPFVDNDPGAVDIVKTAANRLSLTITKAERSSGGEDFAYYQREVPGGFIWLGTGGTEQWHHPKFTVSEEALAPAAALFALSALEALERLEQEVPPLVQVE
- a CDS encoding GNAT family N-acetyltransferase: MTEVYRLAEPGDSAELLALILGAYQTIRDLNIAFTAAQADLDLVRSNIVNHSCYVLELDGEIAATISLKSLEEVTPHPFLYWFAVDPKHKGRGVGRRLLDHVEDTVVRQGLQASAVTLATSRKHPWLLPMYERRGYRPFYERDLGTDDKLVFMTKELPGKTEQADDEAAAALLQEGRTA
- a CDS encoding amino acid ABC transporter ATP-binding protein, which produces MIQLTNIRKSFGAQQVLQGIDLTVQKGDVVAILGPSGSGKTTLLRCINFLEKPDVGTVRIGSFGVDCRAAGKKDILELRRRTAMVFQHYNLFKHKTVLENVMEGLTVVRKLPREEAKQRSLEVLEKVGLSHKTDAYPSALSGGQQQRVGIARALALNPEVILFDEPTSALDPELVGEVLAVIRRIAREGVTMIIVTHEMAFARDAASHVVFMDGGVIVEQGPPDELFARPQEERTKQFLARFSSEWSYAI
- a CDS encoding ABC transporter permease subunit; this encodes MQLDPLFIAEAFFDILKALPLTLVISIVPLLFGFVIGTGIALIRIYKVRGLHHLASFYVSFIRGTPLLLHIMIIYFGLPLLFDTLAASYGWSARSSSIPLITFVLVAFSVNSGAYMSEAIRSGILSVDRGQLEAAYSVGMTRWQGMRRIVLPQALMASLPNLLHKFVGLLHGSSLAFTISLEELNGRANIVATSNLKFLEAFIAAAFIYWGLTLLAEGLTALLERRLNLYNRGGIA
- a CDS encoding amino acid ABC transporter permease; translation: MGKAFDITLVGTFLPKLLAYLHVTLFILLLSLIAGVVFGSLLALVRLYRVPVLSRAAVVYVSFMRGTPIIIQLFLVYYGLPELLRGVGIDLSSVHALVFVILTYGLHIGAFFSEIVRSAVVSVDRGQVEAAYSIGMTPKDAFLRIVLPQALTIAMPNFGNLVISSLKDTSLAFSLGVMDMSGRAETLGTTNHYLEIYMALAVIYYAVSLSLEKLFALAERRLQRHEIREGSEPGNSGTGQTVNGRRGFRFSLTRSSSQKPSSTS
- a CDS encoding transporter substrate-binding domain-containing protein translates to MINNKTTKLVPAVLTALLLLAGCGTAPAAKETAAKDTDGGTKLEKPAAAAPKKVIIGTGTQFPNICFLDDKGNLTGYDVELVREIDKRLADYEFEFKTMDFSNLLLSLETKKIDVIAHQMEVNEERKAKFLFNDEAYNIFPNKVVVHKDRNDIQSIDDLKGKKVIVGATSNAAVLLQEYNKKNNNAIQIVYSGSGGTNDVIAQLKAGRVDATISTQFAIDQRNKTADAQQKTVGPAISNSKVFFILQKDGTELKTKIDEALKEIKKDGTLGKLSTQWLGADYTVSE
- a CDS encoding DinB family protein, encoding MSQTAIDLNVFAGNLSRIEESLKGLTEEQLTWKPAPDKWSIKEVVAHLADHLVVTAFRIRQIVSEEVPQVPAFDQDAWVAGIRANEVPIKELLDTYRALLEVNLPLLKRLTPEEWARTAVNPRGKTVTLAELLEGFSKHVGTHLGQIERNRLAFGQTAAASS
- a CDS encoding oligopeptide/dipeptide ABC transporter ATP-binding protein is translated as MSDRIGVMYLGRLVEVAPSGELFRRPAHPYTAALLASIPQGDPRRRGGLVPLTGEIPSPANPPSGCRFHPRCPAAKPLCREAEPPWHEIGPDHAAACHFPL